A DNA window from Deinococcus sp. AJ005 contains the following coding sequences:
- a CDS encoding tyrosine-type recombinase/integrase: MRTLEMAVELYQGDLVARASYLATLHPEELKRRTTAAARDKDAAALWSLTEAYLTTHGQTGARVSRHTLRVYGQAVRTFLTYATDNAVNLLNPGANVGALYLRHLEAAGKSAATVRVKLAGARTLYKALRWAGATTADAFADVRAAPDPTPAWDKRQPYTEEEMTRLLGAADARMTALLLLCGHTGLRIAEALALAWADVDLSARVLTVKNGKGGKTRRVNLSRSLVTAFEALTGRDSLVIGGGADAARERLLWLCKRTETGNKGFHALRHYAGTRLVREGHSLDAAARHLGHASIETTRIYTKWADDSLRDALNDW; this comes from the coding sequence ATGCGGACCCTCGAAATGGCGGTTGAGCTTTACCAAGGAGACCTCGTCGCCCGCGCCTCCTACCTTGCCACTCTTCACCCCGAAGAGCTGAAGCGCCGGACGACTGCCGCCGCCCGCGATAAGGACGCCGCCGCCCTCTGGTCCTTAACCGAGGCGTACCTGACCACCCACGGCCAGACCGGCGCGCGTGTCAGCAGACACACCCTTCGGGTCTACGGCCAGGCCGTCCGCACCTTCCTGACTTACGCCACCGACAACGCCGTGAACCTGCTCAATCCCGGTGCAAATGTGGGGGCGCTGTATCTGCGGCACCTGGAAGCAGCAGGCAAGAGCGCGGCCACCGTGCGCGTCAAGCTGGCCGGGGCACGGACGCTGTACAAGGCGCTGCGCTGGGCCGGGGCCACCACGGCGGACGCCTTTGCAGACGTGCGGGCCGCCCCGGACCCCACCCCCGCCTGGGACAAGCGCCAGCCGTACACCGAGGAGGAGATGACCCGCCTGCTCGGGGCTGCCGACGCCCGCATGACGGCGCTGCTGCTGCTGTGCGGGCACACCGGCCTGCGGATCGCGGAAGCGCTGGCGCTGGCCTGGGCTGACGTGGACTTGAGCGCTCGCGTCTTGACCGTCAAGAACGGCAAGGGGGGCAAGACCCGACGGGTCAACCTGTCTCGTTCGTTAGTGACCGCCTTCGAGGCACTGACGGGCAGAGACAGTCTGGTCATTGGAGGTGGTGCAGACGCGGCACGTGAGCGGCTACTCTGGCTATGCAAGCGAACTGAGACGGGTAACAAAGGGTTTCATGCTTTGCGCCATTACGCTGGGACTAGGCTGGTGCGCGAGGGTCATAGCTTGGACGCTGCCGCCCGCCATCTGGGACACGCTTCTATTGAGACAACGCGGATCTACACGAAATGGGCCGACGATAGCTTGCGAGATGCATTGAACGACTGGTAG
- a CDS encoding site-specific DNA-methyltransferase: MVKVIFIQQCDLKSRGKKVSSFLNDFSKEELIQQLESLKEELELSRVFNTNTKNSGDAVLQWRGRERFLAERPVPVNLKIDKNNSFQSDKGDHRIIDGDNLSVMTSLLTEFRGGENKGVDIIYIDPPYNTGEDVFSYNDNYNLTKSEIKTLRSQVGRAEELVGLDDPSRHTKWINHMAPRLWAARKLLKTTGVVIVSIDEHELPRLWMLMEEIFGPSNRIATLIWSRSRKNDANYISEGHEYLLVWSRSKEMLDTRRRQLAQTPQWESDKGRWRKRKEGADVILEAYELAKAEYGEDIEKIQTSLDNFFKLLPKDHPAKKIRFKKVDHKGVYNDDGNLSWPGGGGPRYDIIHPLTKKACKVPTRGWAFQEEEMLKLIAGNRIAFKKTHQGIPRLITYLVDMETEVQTSIISRTGQRAVQTVDGILGKKIFKNPKDHEMLAEIFNLVTWRQKDTVILDPYAGSGTTGHAVISMNAEDDGNRCFILIENGDPRKNAKIARKKYTQNLTAERIKRVINGDWFDKKEHPKYNTGYTFYRSNGDITKKEIMASTRESLADLILQIVEDDSNRIDCRVEGRKYVIGKTKLGYGIALIWEPIEGIQKEQILTWEILDDVLNEADAANVMQPIHIYATASTAPVDNELYKFHQIPNAILAKLGILDNEEDL; the protein is encoded by the coding sequence GTGGTTAAGGTAATCTTCATTCAACAGTGCGACTTAAAAAGTAGAGGTAAAAAAGTGTCATCGTTTTTAAATGATTTTTCTAAAGAAGAGCTTATACAACAACTGGAAAGCCTCAAAGAAGAACTCGAATTAAGTCGAGTATTTAATACTAATACTAAGAATAGCGGCGATGCGGTTTTACAATGGAGAGGACGTGAAAGATTTTTAGCTGAAAGACCAGTGCCGGTAAATTTAAAAATTGATAAAAATAATAGTTTTCAATCAGATAAGGGTGATCACCGTATAATAGATGGAGATAATTTATCTGTTATGACATCTTTGCTAACAGAATTTCGCGGCGGAGAAAATAAAGGTGTGGATATAATATATATTGACCCTCCATATAATACTGGAGAAGATGTATTTTCTTATAACGATAACTATAATCTCACAAAATCAGAGATAAAAACATTACGTTCTCAAGTTGGACGCGCTGAAGAATTAGTCGGACTCGATGACCCCAGTCGTCACACTAAATGGATAAATCATATGGCCCCCAGGCTTTGGGCAGCGAGAAAACTTTTAAAAACTACAGGAGTTGTCATCGTTTCCATAGACGAGCATGAACTTCCTCGGTTATGGATGTTAATGGAAGAAATATTTGGACCTTCTAATCGCATAGCTACTTTAATTTGGAGCCGCTCACGAAAAAATGATGCTAATTATATATCTGAGGGTCATGAATATCTCCTGGTATGGAGTAGAAGTAAGGAGATGCTGGATACTAGGCGTAGACAGTTAGCACAGACTCCACAATGGGAGAGCGACAAGGGGCGCTGGAGGAAAAGAAAAGAGGGTGCAGATGTAATTCTTGAAGCCTATGAATTAGCGAAAGCCGAATATGGAGAAGATATTGAAAAAATCCAAACCTCCTTAGATAATTTTTTTAAATTGCTACCTAAAGATCATCCAGCAAAAAAGATTAGATTCAAAAAAGTAGACCATAAGGGTGTTTACAATGATGATGGCAATCTCAGTTGGCCTGGAGGTGGCGGGCCGCGCTACGATATAATTCATCCTCTAACTAAGAAAGCTTGCAAAGTACCTACTCGTGGTTGGGCATTTCAAGAAGAAGAAATGCTTAAATTAATTGCTGGAAATAGAATTGCATTTAAGAAAACTCATCAAGGCATACCGCGATTAATAACCTATTTAGTTGATATGGAAACAGAAGTTCAGACAAGCATAATTTCAAGAACTGGTCAGAGAGCAGTGCAGACAGTTGATGGAATATTAGGGAAAAAAATCTTCAAAAACCCGAAAGATCATGAAATGTTAGCTGAGATATTTAATCTAGTAACCTGGAGACAGAAAGATACTGTTATTCTTGATCCATACGCTGGTTCTGGTACTACTGGTCATGCTGTTATTAGCATGAATGCCGAAGATGATGGAAATCGCTGTTTTATTTTAATCGAGAATGGTGATCCTCGAAAAAACGCTAAGATAGCTAGAAAAAAATACACGCAGAATCTCACCGCAGAGCGTATTAAACGTGTTATCAACGGTGACTGGTTTGATAAAAAGGAACACCCAAAATATAATACGGGTTACACTTTCTATAGATCAAATGGCGATATAACCAAAAAAGAAATAATGGCCTCTACTAGAGAAAGTTTGGCTGATCTTATTCTTCAAATTGTTGAAGATGATTCAAATAGGATTGACTGTCGAGTAGAGGGGCGTAAATATGTTATTGGGAAAACCAAATTAGGCTATGGAATAGCTTTGATATGGGAACCTATAGAAGGCATACAGAAGGAGCAGATTCTTACATGGGAAATCCTAGATGATGTCCTAAATGAGGCTGATGCCGCAAATGTCATGCAACCAATACACATCTATGCAACAGCAAGCACTGCTCCTGTAGATAATGAATTATATAAATTTCATCAAATTCCTAATGCTATTCTGGCGAAACTAGGGATTTTGGATAATGAGGAGGATCTATGA
- a CDS encoding DEAD/DEAH box helicase → MKPITRDDLKPFQIRSASRLAEMILNYPHGQFKPRYDPDTGATLPFLSRLRAITGAGKTPILAQTATYLETGVILWTTNRSAVIAQTIANLRPGGKYASLLPESTQVFSLSEMSSTDWNSTMQAKQGITILLATVSSFNKDGDDLKIHRKIGEQTRWEMLGGQGEEGRVRPIFIFYDEGHGVTEKQFTKLRELDPKAFVLASASPLPEDLTDLLPGKTQEEREGALAERTVIVPTKEVVDEGLLKERLYFMDCNTEQVNAIKEANNKWTEISKKLVKHKKRAIASFIVNETIRGVDVWEDLVSLGVPRDKIAVHLNRAKDIAIDRFGSANGLLDTYTGKNPSDRSPEALVQAGYTHIIWNLTLREGWDEPYAYVAYIDSKGKSTIDIVQKIGRFVRQPEAKRFNDPDLNASYFYLNIPDEEFEALLKATQDEMETEGQELIPLTGVRSIPMSRIISVKEEVFVPKITYRFGDNLEERDRALLDNVTLYHEKALQAEGAIKTRVIAMKTLEEDKSLRSNEVRTSNDSTSVWNYLSMRLGNIDSRIVNSNNTIFSADIKNYEIMEQRVRYGSDVIKQLENAIIPISQRLNEIIQLVSMQRSQIQIQSFKMISPNISGKSDLQREKYRVRDYKNAIHAQYNGMNAFEVLVADALDSLGNRWCRNPVSNDSFRLPIPILGADSLWFYPDFILWGNDEIIALDPKGKHLAEDAILNKLLDTALIKGHSTPVRVALILEGNFVPDAQGTLRKNGKSSDGYTLVRRGPIGIKTIHDIRILPLLKKLI, encoded by the coding sequence ATGAAGCCAATAACCAGAGATGATCTAAAGCCTTTTCAAATACGCTCTGCATCTAGATTAGCAGAAATGATACTCAACTACCCGCATGGTCAATTTAAACCTAGATATGATCCCGATACGGGAGCTACACTACCTTTTCTAAGCCGTTTAAGAGCAATAACCGGCGCTGGTAAAACCCCTATATTAGCCCAAACTGCGACGTATCTAGAAACTGGTGTTATTCTCTGGACAACCAATCGAAGTGCTGTAATAGCACAAACGATTGCTAATCTACGTCCTGGAGGTAAATATGCATCTCTATTACCAGAAAGTACGCAGGTCTTTTCTCTCAGTGAGATGAGTTCGACTGACTGGAATTCAACCATGCAGGCAAAACAAGGGATCACTATTTTGTTAGCTACTGTGAGTTCTTTTAATAAGGATGGTGATGATCTTAAAATACATAGAAAAATAGGCGAGCAAACTCGATGGGAAATGCTGGGCGGACAAGGAGAGGAAGGACGTGTACGGCCAATATTCATATTTTATGATGAAGGACATGGTGTAACTGAGAAACAGTTTACTAAGTTACGCGAACTTGATCCTAAAGCATTTGTTTTGGCATCAGCAAGTCCGCTCCCTGAAGATTTAACTGATCTACTTCCAGGAAAAACTCAAGAAGAGAGAGAAGGAGCACTAGCAGAACGCACAGTAATTGTACCGACTAAAGAAGTTGTGGATGAAGGATTACTTAAAGAGCGCCTGTATTTTATGGATTGCAATACAGAGCAAGTTAATGCTATTAAAGAGGCTAATAATAAATGGACTGAAATAAGTAAAAAACTTGTTAAGCATAAAAAAAGAGCTATAGCATCATTTATTGTCAATGAAACGATTAGAGGTGTGGATGTTTGGGAAGATCTTGTATCTTTAGGTGTTCCAAGAGACAAGATAGCTGTTCATCTTAACAGAGCTAAAGATATAGCTATAGATCGCTTTGGATCTGCTAATGGCCTACTCGATACATATACAGGAAAAAATCCTAGTGATCGATCCCCTGAAGCATTGGTCCAAGCTGGTTATACTCATATAATTTGGAATTTAACTTTGCGAGAGGGTTGGGATGAACCCTATGCTTACGTAGCGTATATTGATAGTAAGGGTAAATCTACAATCGATATTGTGCAAAAGATAGGGCGATTTGTCAGGCAGCCTGAAGCGAAGAGATTTAATGACCCTGATCTTAATGCATCGTACTTTTATCTCAATATCCCGGATGAAGAATTTGAAGCTTTGTTAAAAGCAACTCAAGATGAGATGGAGACGGAAGGTCAGGAGTTGATACCGCTCACAGGAGTTAGAAGTATTCCTATGAGTAGGATAATATCGGTCAAAGAAGAAGTGTTTGTACCTAAGATAACATACAGATTTGGTGATAATTTAGAAGAAAGAGATAGGGCTTTGCTCGATAATGTAACTCTATACCATGAAAAAGCTTTACAAGCAGAAGGTGCCATAAAAACCAGAGTTATTGCTATGAAAACTCTTGAAGAAGACAAGTCTTTAAGAAGTAATGAAGTGAGAACTTCTAATGATTCTACTAGCGTTTGGAATTATCTGTCAATGCGTCTGGGTAATATTGACTCGAGAATAGTCAATTCGAATAACACTATATTTAGTGCGGATATTAAAAATTATGAGATCATGGAACAGAGAGTTCGCTACGGCTCAGATGTAATTAAGCAGCTTGAAAATGCGATAATCCCTATTAGCCAGAGACTTAATGAAATTATCCAATTAGTTAGTATGCAACGTAGTCAAATACAAATTCAGTCTTTTAAAATGATTTCACCTAATATTTCAGGTAAATCTGACTTACAAAGAGAGAAATATAGAGTAAGAGACTATAAAAATGCTATACACGCTCAATATAATGGCATGAATGCCTTTGAAGTCTTAGTTGCGGATGCACTGGATTCATTAGGTAATCGTTGGTGCCGTAATCCCGTAAGTAATGATTCGTTTAGGCTCCCAATTCCTATACTAGGTGCAGATTCTCTGTGGTTCTACCCTGATTTTATTCTATGGGGCAATGACGAGATAATTGCTCTCGATCCCAAGGGGAAGCATTTAGCGGAAGATGCAATTCTAAATAAACTTCTTGATACTGCTCTCATAAAAGGCCATTCTACTCCTGTGCGTGTGGCGCTTATTTTAGAAGGTAATTTCGTACCTGATGCTCAGGGTACTTTGAGAAAAAATGGAAAATCTAGCGATGGGTATACACTAGTAAGAAGAGGTCCCATAGGAATAAAAACAATTCATGATATTCGAATTCTCCCTCTGCTTAAAAAGCTTATTTGA
- a CDS encoding ParA family protein — MAEVVSVLSRKGGVGKTVTAMYTAALLKQMGRDVAVLDKDPEGSAGAWARAAGNLPFPVYPEGKSAQALRHAWVVVDTPPNDPRALGDAARIAARVIVVAKCNALEADRLIPTLDALAASGFAGPWGILLTQARGGLGREMQFALEEEELPVLGVIPHFVKYERAFGTLPEDLSDYQGVLAGVLA, encoded by the coding sequence ATGGCAGAAGTGGTTTCGGTGCTGTCCCGCAAGGGCGGCGTGGGCAAGACGGTCACGGCGATGTATACAGCGGCCCTGCTCAAGCAGATGGGCCGTGATGTGGCGGTCCTCGATAAAGACCCGGAAGGCAGTGCGGGGGCCTGGGCGCGTGCGGCGGGTAACCTGCCCTTCCCGGTGTATCCCGAGGGCAAGAGCGCTCAGGCCCTGCGGCACGCCTGGGTGGTGGTGGACACACCGCCCAACGATCCGCGCGCCCTGGGCGACGCGGCCCGGATCGCGGCGCGGGTGATCGTGGTGGCCAAGTGCAACGCGCTGGAAGCAGACCGACTGATCCCCACCCTAGACGCGCTGGCCGCCTCGGGCTTCGCTGGACCGTGGGGCATCCTGCTCACGCAGGCGCGCGGCGGCCTAGGGCGTGAGATGCAGTTCGCCCTGGAGGAGGAGGAGTTGCCGGTCCTTGGCGTCATTCCCCACTTCGTCAAATATGAGCGGGCGTTCGGCACGCTGCCTGAAGACCTGAGTGACTATCAGGGCGTGTTGGCGGGGGTGCTGGCATGA
- a CDS encoding type IV secretory system conjugative DNA transfer family protein yields the protein MQPGPTLFVTIAGVSLILFYFSSMVPTGAYSGRFMRHKEAEKFLITREEEPYMLPVAALDGQPIGIKPYVLSKIQGELGHLTVIAPTRSGKGLLLTSHLLTWVESAIVLDIKGENWEKTSAARAELGPVYVLNPEGMGSRFDPIAELMELGTDSEAALLQAVNVILKPEEDTQPIFLLTAVPALRAGMRVAHALGEPVLPWVYAQSRAGMRAYVRNVQAQAERLGDWASIDDMTQYLGRPVAEVQDAQWADSKWMPAQAWANLTAALGRVCTEGVLKMTSGRDFSAADLKRRPTSVYLIWKEDMGEGLKDAFSLVSLALLKGLSRYADNHKGEVMTEVLFVVDEAGTFKVPDLPKLMATLAGRGVWLSPYFQNVVQMQRQYGENAEQEIINNSSAVVWYPSAEKSAGEYIEQFAGKESVVTTSASSEGTTTASTTDRPIITASEFSQLGENAVLVQFKNHQWLKAEPMRWFEFAHLKDRVQEKGVGGGPIAWSLSDYRSRIAPIRPVAQAQPQVRAITPAPAVRPAPPLPPPNAPAGWYNMDDEDEKSGQKLN from the coding sequence ATGCAGCCCGGTCCCACACTGTTCGTCACCATCGCTGGTGTCTCCCTCATCCTGTTCTATTTCTCGTCAATGGTGCCGACTGGGGCCTACAGCGGGCGATTCATGCGGCATAAGGAAGCGGAGAAATTCTTGATCACCCGCGAGGAGGAACCTTACATGCTGCCCGTTGCCGCCCTGGACGGCCAGCCCATCGGTATCAAGCCCTACGTGCTGAGCAAGATTCAGGGCGAGCTGGGACACCTCACGGTGATCGCGCCCACCCGCAGCGGGAAAGGACTCCTCCTCACGTCGCATCTGCTGACGTGGGTAGAGTCCGCCATCGTCCTCGACATTAAGGGCGAGAACTGGGAGAAAACCAGCGCGGCGCGGGCCGAACTTGGTCCGGTGTACGTGCTGAACCCGGAAGGCATGGGGTCCAGATTTGACCCTATTGCCGAGCTGATGGAACTGGGAACCGACAGCGAGGCCGCACTGCTCCAGGCCGTGAACGTGATTCTGAAACCGGAAGAGGACACCCAGCCGATCTTTCTGCTGACCGCTGTTCCCGCGCTGCGCGCCGGAATGCGGGTGGCCCACGCCCTGGGGGAGCCGGTGCTGCCGTGGGTCTATGCCCAGTCCCGCGCCGGAATGCGGGCGTATGTGCGGAACGTCCAGGCGCAGGCCGAGCGCCTGGGCGACTGGGCCAGCATCGACGACATGACCCAGTACCTGGGGCGGCCTGTCGCAGAGGTGCAGGACGCGCAGTGGGCCGACTCCAAATGGATGCCCGCGCAGGCATGGGCCAACCTGACCGCCGCCCTGGGGCGCGTGTGTACCGAGGGCGTGTTGAAAATGACCAGCGGGCGGGACTTCAGCGCCGCTGACCTGAAACGCCGCCCCACCAGCGTCTACCTGATCTGGAAAGAGGACATGGGCGAGGGGTTGAAAGACGCCTTCAGCCTCGTCTCTCTGGCGCTGCTGAAGGGCCTGAGCCGCTACGCCGACAACCACAAGGGCGAGGTTATGACCGAAGTTCTCTTCGTGGTGGACGAGGCCGGAACGTTCAAAGTTCCCGATCTGCCCAAGCTCATGGCAACCCTGGCCGGGCGCGGCGTGTGGCTGTCCCCCTACTTCCAGAACGTGGTGCAGATGCAGCGCCAGTACGGGGAGAACGCCGAGCAGGAGATCATAAACAACTCTTCCGCCGTCGTCTGGTATCCCAGCGCCGAGAAGAGCGCCGGGGAGTACATCGAGCAGTTCGCAGGCAAGGAGAGCGTGGTCACGACGAGTGCCAGCAGTGAAGGAACCACCACGGCCAGCACCACAGACCGCCCCATCATCACGGCCAGCGAGTTCAGCCAGCTTGGGGAAAACGCGGTGCTGGTCCAGTTCAAGAATCACCAGTGGCTGAAAGCCGAGCCGATGCGGTGGTTTGAGTTTGCCCACCTGAAAGACCGCGTCCAAGAGAAGGGTGTGGGGGGCGGCCCTATCGCGTGGAGTCTGAGCGACTATCGCAGCCGAATCGCGCCCATTCGGCCTGTCGCCCAGGCCCAGCCGCAGGTCAGAGCGATTACCCCGGCCCCAGCGGTCAGGCCAGCGCCACCGCTGCCACCACCCAACGCGCCAGCAGGGTGGTACAACATGGATGACGAAGACGAGAAGTCCGGTCAGAAGTTAAACTAA
- a CDS encoding AAA family ATPase has product MNDVTCFSRIDMDFVKDDKPARWIIILGENGTGKSTILKMLALSLLGDRMSLDIVDRVQIARFKRNSSKSLPSTLLKVTPNTRDKNKIRGKTSYSSVFIIYINSGRNTGVKLGIPATTSFVNGEAEFDRLSKTMHSEDITSGWFSAGYGPWRRAPSTVTTGRRDDHDILLQTKSGRFASLFIDDISLSTFSNWIIDLEYRVLKDPSDAWSKNMMDIAISVLEISLKGLKFEGISQNREILFKGPDGIIAMEQLSDGYRSIAAWSGDLAKRLIEAYPESKDPLREEGVVLIDEIDIHLHPKWQREIVEHTRELFPNLQFIVTSHSPFVAQDVTDEDKLFITYRNENGVDIKEWDIPIGGWRVDQILTSKLFGLKTTRNENIETKEVERKNLLESMYNPKILFSKEDEDKLKKVEKWLDDNRSAPVGEDFGGFYSAADKFLDLLEKKVAKENAPSNTSTDTDDS; this is encoded by the coding sequence ATGAACGATGTCACTTGCTTTTCTAGAATCGATATGGATTTTGTTAAAGATGATAAGCCAGCACGATGGATAATTATCTTGGGTGAAAATGGAACCGGCAAGAGTACCATATTAAAAATGCTTGCCCTGAGTTTGCTCGGTGACCGTATGTCTCTTGATATAGTCGATAGAGTGCAAATTGCTAGATTTAAACGTAATAGTTCAAAATCATTGCCAAGTACTTTACTCAAAGTAACTCCTAATACACGCGACAAAAACAAAATAAGAGGAAAGACGTCCTATTCTTCGGTATTTATTATATATATTAATTCCGGTAGAAACACAGGCGTTAAGTTAGGGATCCCAGCCACTACTAGCTTTGTTAATGGTGAAGCAGAATTCGATAGACTTTCTAAAACTATGCATTCGGAAGATATTACATCAGGATGGTTTAGTGCAGGCTATGGGCCTTGGCGGCGTGCCCCTAGTACTGTAACCACTGGTAGACGTGATGATCACGACATTTTACTACAGACTAAGTCAGGTAGATTTGCATCATTATTCATAGATGATATATCACTCTCAACTTTTAGTAATTGGATAATTGATTTAGAATATAGGGTTCTAAAAGATCCAAGCGATGCGTGGAGCAAAAATATGATGGATATAGCTATAAGCGTGTTGGAAATATCCCTAAAAGGTTTAAAATTTGAAGGCATAAGTCAAAATAGAGAGATATTGTTTAAGGGACCTGACGGTATTATTGCTATGGAACAGCTTAGTGATGGGTATAGAAGTATAGCGGCTTGGTCTGGAGATTTGGCAAAAAGATTGATTGAAGCCTACCCCGAATCTAAAGATCCTCTAAGAGAGGAGGGTGTAGTGCTAATAGATGAGATAGATATACATTTACATCCCAAATGGCAACGTGAAATTGTTGAACATACTAGAGAATTATTTCCTAATTTACAATTTATAGTAACTTCTCATAGTCCATTTGTAGCTCAAGATGTAACAGATGAAGACAAGCTTTTTATCACATATAGAAATGAAAATGGGGTAGATATAAAAGAATGGGATATACCGATAGGAGGATGGCGTGTTGATCAAATCTTGACAAGTAAGCTTTTCGGCCTCAAAACAACTAGAAATGAAAATATCGAGACTAAGGAAGTGGAGAGGAAAAATCTTTTGGAGAGTATGTACAATCCGAAAATACTATTTTCTAAAGAAGATGAGGATAAGCTAAAAAAAGTTGAAAAATGGCTCGATGACAATAGGTCTGCACCAGTAGGAGAAGATTTTGGCGGATTCTACTCGGCTGCCGACAAGTTTTTAGATCTCTTGGAAAAAAAGGTGGCAAAAGAGAATGCGCCAAGTAATACGTCTACCGATACCGACGATTCTTAG